A window of Ananas comosus cultivar F153 linkage group 4, ASM154086v1, whole genome shotgun sequence contains these coding sequences:
- the LOC109709621 gene encoding LOW QUALITY PROTEIN: pectinesterase-like (The sequence of the model RefSeq protein was modified relative to this genomic sequence to represent the inferred CDS: inserted 1 base in 1 codon) — protein sequence MLPLTRRTKLLLFSPLLLLLFLLFLLIIQKPTTTNQGRRHRHHYHLLRRRHSHLQASDADAAAAAAAAAAAAAAYCEGALYPELCEATLSTVEDLHKKPLAEVICEVVNSTEDAVLSSAANCSSYLRPGSRYGRALTPIEELALGDCLELLDFTMDELRAAAAELTAEGAASDANVSDVQTALSAAMTNQYTCLDGFSHVDGAAGSGGGWVRPYIEGRIDRVSHLVSHTLAMVKKLXEGYGAVSGGFPRWVSPADRRLLQAATNTTKPDLVVAKDGSGNFMTVGDAVAAAPNNTATRFIIYIKAGGYFENVEVGKSKKNIMFIGDGIGKTVIKASRNVVDGWTTFRSATVAIVGDGFLARDITIENSAGPSKHQAVALRTGSDLSAFYRCSFVGYQDTLYVHSLRQFYRDCDIYGTIDFIFGNAAVVFQNCNLYARKPDPNQKNVFTAQGREDPNQNTGISIQKCKVTAAADLIPVQSNFSTYLGRPWKKYSRTVYMQSFLDSLIDPAGWLEWNGNFGLDTLYYGEYLNRGPGSNTAGRVKWPGYHIITSAADANDFTVGSFIQGDHWLGSTSIPFSVGLN from the exons ATGCTCCCTCTAACTCGAAGAACCAaactcctcctcttctcccctctcctcctactcctcttcctcctcttcctcctcattATCCAAAAACCCACCACCACCAACCAaggccgccgccaccgccaccactaccacctcctccgccgccgccactcccACCTCCAAGCTTCTGatgctgatgctgctgctgctgctgcagcggcggcggcggcggcggcggcgtactGCGAGGGAGCGCTGTACCCGGAGCTGTGCGAGGCCACGCTGTCGACGGTGGAGGATCTGCACAAGAAGCCGCTGGCGGAGGTGATCTGCGAGGTGGTGAACAGCACGGAGGACGCCGTGCTCTCCTCCGCGGCGAACTGCTCCTCCTACCTCCGCCCCGGAAGCCGCTACGGCCGCGCCCTCACCCCGATCGAGGAGCTCGCGCTCGGCGACTGCCTCGAGCTCCTCGACTTCACCATGGACGAgctccgcgccgccgccgccgagctcaCCGCCGAGGGGGCCGCCTCCGACGCCAACGTCAGCGACGTGCAAACGGCGCTCTCCGCCGCCATGACCAACCAGTACACGTGCCTCGACGGGTTCTCGCACGTGGACGGAGCTGCAGGGTCGGGGGGCGGGTGGGTGCGGCCGTACATCGAGGGGCGCATCGACCGCGTGTCGCACCTCGTGAGCCACACGCTCGCCATGGTGAAGAAGC CCGAGGGCTACGGCGCCGTGTCGGGGGGATTCCCGAGGTGGGTGTCGCCGGCCGACCGGAGGCTGCTGCag GCGGCAACAAATACGACAAAGCCCGACTTAGTTGTGGCAAAGGACGGGAGCGGAAACTTCATGACGGTGGGGGACGCGGTGGCGGCAGCCCCCAATAATACGGCGACGAGGTTCATCATCTACATAAAGGCGGGCGGATACTTCGAGAATGTGGAGGTCGGAAAGAGCAAAAAGAACATCATGTTCATCGGGGACGGGATCGGCAAGACGGTGATCAAGGCGAGCCGGAACGTCGTCGACGGGTGGACCACTTTTCGGTCGGCCACCGTCG CCATTGTTGGTGACGGATTCCTCGCTCGCGACATTACAATCGAGAACTCCGCCGGACCGAGCAAACACCAGGCCGTGGCCCTGAGAACTGGCTCCGACCTCTCCGCCTTCTACCGGTGCAGCTTCGTCGGGTACCAGGACACTCTATACGTGCACTCCCTGCGCCAGTTCTACCGCGATTGCGACATCTACGGAACCATAGATTTCATTTTCGGAAATGCGGCTGTTGTTTTCCAGAACTGCAACTTGTACGCCCGAAAACCCGATCCAAACCAAAAAAATGTGTTCACGGCACAAGGCAGGGAGGACCCGAACCAGAACACGGGGATCTCGATCCAGAAATGTAAAGTAACTGCGGCTGCTGACCTAATTCCGGTGCAGTCGAACTTCTCGACATATTTGGGTCGGCCGTGGAAGAAGTATTCGAGGACGGTGTACATGCAATCGTTTCTCGATAGCCTGATTGACCCTGCAGGGTGGTTGGAATGGAACGGGAACTTCGGTTTGGACACATTGTACTATGGAGAGTATCTGAATCGCGGGCCGGGTTCGAACACGGCAGGTCGGGTAAAGTGGCCTGGGTACCACATCATCACAAGCGCCGCAGATGCGAACGATTTCACGGTAGGATCGTTCATACAGGGTGATCACTGGCTCGGATCGACTTCGATCCCATTCTCTGTAGGGTTGAATTAG
- the LOC109709622 gene encoding endoglucanase 3, with the protein MSWRRDSGLSDGSTMHVDLVGGYYDAGDNVKFGFPMAFTTTMLSWSVLEFGGLMKGEIVNAKEAIRWGTDYLLKATAHPDTIYVQVGDANKDHACWERPEDMDTPRTVFKIDSSSPGTEVAAETAAALASASLVFRRSDPSYSKLLLRRAISVFEFADKHRGSYSDGLNNVVCPFYCSYSGYQDELLWGAAWLHRATRDPTYLSYIEVNGQTLGADETDNTFGWDNKHVGARILLSKAFLVQNVKSLHDYKGHADNFICSLVPGTSSSQTQYTPGGLLFKMSDSNMQYVTSTSFLLLTYAKYLSFSKQTVSCGGVSVTPQKLRSIAKRQVDYLLGENPMGISYMVGYGAHFPERVHHRGSSLPSVASHPAPIGCSTGFAVLGSSAPNPNLLIGAVVGGPDAIDRFPDQRSDYEHSEPATYINAPLVGALAYLAHSYGQL; encoded by the exons ATGAGTTGGAGAAGAGACTCTGGGCTCTCTGATGGGTCCACTATGCAT GTGGACTTGGTGGGAGGATACTATGATGCAGGGGACAATGTGAAGTTTGGGTTTCCTATGGCTTTCACCACAACTATGTTATCTTGGAGTGTGTTGGAGTTTGGGGGTTTGATGAAGGGGGAGATTGTGAATGCAAAAGAAGCTATTCGTTGGGGTACGGATTATCTCCTTAAAGCTACTGCGCACCCTGATACCATTTATGTTCAg GTGGGAGATGCAAACAAGGACCATGCTTGTTGGGAGAGGCCAGAGGACATGGACACCCCAAGAACAGTGTTCAAAATAGATAGCAGCAGCCCAGGCACAGAAGTAGCTGCTGAAACAGCTGCAGCTTTAGCTTCTGCTTCTCTAGTGTTCAGAAGATCTGACCCATCCTACTCTAAACTCCTCCTCAGAAGAGCCATTAGT GTGTTTGAGTTTGCTGATAAGCACAGAGGCTCCTACAGTGATGGGTTGAATAATGTTGTGTGCCCTTTCTACTGCTCTTACTCTGGCTACCAG GATGAACTACTGTGGGGAGCGGCGTGGCTCCACAGGGCCACGAGGGACCCCACATACCTGAGCTACATTGAGGTCAACGGTCAAACCCTTGGAGCTGATGAGACCGACAACACCTTTGGCTGGGACAACAAGCATGTGGGCGCCAGGATCCTCCTCTCTAAg GCTTTTCTAGTCCAAAATGTGAAGTCACTTCATGACTACAAGGGCCACGCTGATAACTTCATCTGCTCCCTCGTTCCGGGCACCTCTTCCTCTCAAACCCAGTACACTCCAG gaGGGCTACTATTTAAGATGAGTGACAGTAACATGCAATACGTGACCTCcacctccttcctcctcctgaCATACGCCAAGTACCTCTCCTTCTCCAAACAAACCGTCTCCTGCGGCGGCGTCTCCGTCACCCCGCAAAAGCTCCGCTCTATCGCTAAGCGCCAG GTGGACTATTTGCTAGGGGAGAACCCCATGGGAATATCGTACATGGTCGGGTACGGTGCCCACTTCCCGGAGAGGGTGCACCACCGGGGCTCATCGCTACCGTCGGTGGCGTCGCACCCGGCCCCGATCGGATGCTCTACAGGATTCGCCGTGCTCGGCTCATCGGCGCCCAACCCGAACCTCCTCATAGGCGCCGTCGTCGGCGGTCCCGACGCCATCGACCGCTTCCCCGACCAACGCTCTGACTACGAGCACTCCGAACCCGCCACCTACATCAACGCCCCCCTCGTCGGCGCCCTCGCCTACCTCGCCCACTCCTATGGCCAACTCTAA